The following are encoded in a window of Nakamurella sp. A5-74 genomic DNA:
- a CDS encoding GNAT family N-acetyltransferase — protein sequence MTLALIPLSMSTIGMIPSPCRGCVFWELDSDAADAAERAGHTEFEKEVWLSGVMLTWGSAGLIVTVDDEPAGYALFAPPPTVPGALRFPTAPVSPDAVLVTTLRIDEKFAGRGIGRFLVDGVVKVLTKRGVRAIEVFAREGRPPRSSGTGRKHCTVPADFARAVGFTEIRPHRSYPRLRFELSDGGLHWKAEVEAALEHLLETMPAGAMAGAH from the coding sequence GATGTCCACCATCGGGATGATTCCGTCACCCTGCCGGGGGTGCGTGTTCTGGGAACTCGACTCGGATGCTGCCGACGCAGCCGAGCGTGCCGGACACACCGAGTTCGAGAAGGAAGTGTGGCTCTCGGGCGTCATGCTGACCTGGGGCAGCGCCGGCCTCATCGTGACGGTCGACGACGAACCGGCCGGTTATGCCCTCTTCGCTCCGCCGCCCACCGTTCCCGGCGCGCTGCGCTTTCCCACCGCACCCGTCTCCCCGGACGCCGTGCTGGTGACGACCCTCCGGATCGACGAGAAGTTCGCCGGCCGCGGGATCGGGCGATTCCTGGTGGACGGTGTGGTGAAGGTGCTCACGAAACGCGGGGTGCGGGCGATCGAGGTGTTCGCCCGTGAGGGTCGTCCGCCGCGCTCCTCAGGCACCGGGCGGAAGCACTGCACGGTGCCGGCCGATTTCGCCCGCGCCGTCGGCTTCACCGAGATCCGGCCGCACCGCAGCTATCCGCGCCTGCGCTTCGAGCTGTCCGACGGAGGTCTCCACTGGAAGGCCGAGGTCGAGGCGGCCCTGGAGCACCTGCTCGAGACGATGCCGGCCGGCGCGATGGCCGGCGCACACTGA